In the genome of Cynocephalus volans isolate mCynVol1 chromosome 10, mCynVol1.pri, whole genome shotgun sequence, the window AAGCGTAGGGATTTGCCAAGTTAGAGGAGGTCTGGCCTTGTACCCGTCTCTTCTGCTTTCTACCACCTAAAAGAGCCCATCTAACCTCTGCCCCAAGAGCTCACAGAAATGAGGAGGGCCATGAGTCCCCAGCTGCACAAGGCTCACAGCAGAACATGAGACATGCCAGAGACGCaaaatgaggaagctgaagagACTTTCTCCCCAGTGTCCCTGATCTAGTCTGACCTCCTCCTCCTGGCCCATGAATGGGCCTCTACCCCTTGTGCCCAGCGCCAGGACCCTGTTAACTTCCATGTCCTTGCAGGTCCCGTTCCAAGGACTCCCTGTCTGCTTGATTGCTCACAAAGCAGCCAGAGCTGGTGTACCTGCGGGGCGAGGGGGAGATGGCAGGCCAGCAgaaatggggagggagggaaggaaaggtcTGTCACTCCCCATCTGACAGGCAGAGTGGGGTAAACTGCTGACCTGGCTCCTTTAGTTCCTCATGGCTGGGCTCCAGAGAAAGCAAACCTAGCCCACTCTTTGCCCAGAAACAGATTCACAATTCAACTACATTCACATCTCATTAACAGAATTTTAGATACAGGAAATGGGGCTCAGAGAAGTCAGATGCCTACAGGAACAAATGAGTCCATGCTCCTAGAACTAGTAGAACATACTAGTTCTACAAAAACCCTGCACACCTGGCAACATTTATAGCTCCCTGCCACCCACCCATTGTCACCCTACACACCACCCATCTTACCAAAATGATATACTTGCATTTCCTAAAACATACCCTTTCAAGTCTAAGTCTGTGCTACTGCTATTCCTCTGGCTAGATACCCCTAGAATGTCCTGGTGAATTCTGAGTCAACCTTGTAAGACTTAAAGCGCGGTCCACTGTTCCTTGTACCCCTTCAGTGAGACAGGGGCTGTGTCCTAATTGCCTTTGTATCTCCAGCCCTTTACATAGGACCCGGCAAGGTAAGGGACCAATAATTATGTGCCCCTTGGCCCCATTTCACTAAATTGTTAAGAGTTCAGAGGTACGGTCAGCCCGTGGGATGGCCCCAGGATGAGAATCCTCTTGTCCAGTTGTTGGTTGGGAAGCAGGTGACATCTAGAACACTACAGGCATGGGAGTTCTCCTGGGTTTCAGCCATTCACACTAATGGATTTACTTAATCattcaacaatatacaaaagGCCTGTTGTGCTCCAAACActctgccaggtgctggggatcaAAGATGAATGGAGTAATTAATTGGAAGGATATCGTTGAGTTAAAACTTTAAGAACACTAaaaatctgtaaaagaaaaacaacagaggGTTTATGATCCCCTGCTTCCGTCCAGGTGTGCGGGGGAGGACCCCCCCGCCCTCCCACGTTCCCAAGGCGAAGATTTGAGGGGAATTAAATCTCTATCCCCCTTGGGTCTCACTTTCAGGAATGCGTGGGGCCTGAATCGTAACCTGGACCCACTGTTCCTCTAATTCCCAGCATCGGATCCGGGAATTAGCGATCTGGTTGGCAACCCATTGGCGAGAAGTAGTCCCGAGAATAACCTGAAACTCCTCCCCTGACTCAGGAGACCCCACCCAGACGTCGGTCCCTTAGACAAGCAACTGCCCCTGAGGGTCTCAGGAGACCTTAGTAGGTGCGACCCCTTTGAAATGAGGCTGGCGGACGCGAGCTAGTGACCACGAAGGGCGTCACAAATCCTAATTCGAGCACCCAGCTCCGCGCCAGAGCTGGCGCCGGGTCAGCCCCGCGCGCTGCTACGGGCCTGGGCTCCGAGGCCGCACCGCTCGGCCCCACCCCCAGGGCGGGCACCGACCGGCCGGCTCGGTCGCAGGGCGGGGCCGGATTGAAGATGCGCCGGGAGCTGAGCGAGGCCGCAGGCGGCGGTGGCGGCCGCGAACTCCAGGGAGGTGATGCCACGTGGCCCCGTTTGGGTTTCTTTTAAACCTCTAATGTCCAGACCCTGGTCCCAGGGCCATGGAACCCACGCGAGAGTCTCCACTGTTCGGGGGCGCCTTCTCCGCCATCCTCCCCGCCGGGGCAATAGATGTTAGGTGAGAGGGCCCGGGTACCCGCGGAGGCCAACCAGGTGGGTTGTGGGAGGAAGCCGGGGTCAACCAGGGTCTGCCTCGCCTCTCTGCAGCGACCTCCGATCGGTCCCTGACAAtcaggaagttttctgccatccCGTGACCGACCAGAGCCTGATCGTGGAACTCCTGGAGCTGCAGGCCCACGTGCGGGGCGAGGCGGCTGCGCGGTGAGGGAGGGGCCCGCGGCTGGCCAATGGGAGGGCCAGAACCGAGGCAGTGGGCGGGGCCTGGGGCTGGACGGTTAATCGGCGCAACGAGAACTCCAAGGGCAACAGCACAGCGCCGGAAGTGAGCGAACCTGGGACTTAACGGCAGTAAGAGATGACCCTTCCTGACCCTGCATCCCCACACCAGGTACCACTTTGAGGATGTTGGCGGGGTGCAGGGGGCTAGGGCTGTGCAAGTGGAGTCTGTGCAGCCCCTCAGTCTGGAGAACCTGGCCTTGAGGGGCTGCTGTCAAGAAGCCTGGGTCCTCTCTGGCAAGCAACAGATAGCTAAGGAAAACCAGCAGGTGAGGGCCAGGGAGTGTGGAATGCCCTAAAAGGATGAGGGAGGTGGTTCTAGGGATCCAGGTAAGCATCCTGACTCTGATCCCTTTAGGTAGCAAAGGAGGTGACACTGCACCAGGCATTGCTGCGGCTACCCCAGTACCAGACTGATCTCTTGCTCACCTTCAATCAACCCCagtaaggagaaaggaaagggcgGATGTCTCATGACTGAGTCCCTGGGAGAACTGAGCTGGGAGGGGCAGAACAGGGAGACTGGCTGGTGGGGTCCTCCAAAGATGTGTGAGTGGGCCAGAAGTTTGGAGTCACAGATACCCGGGTCCTCTGGGGAACCGGAAGTGGGAACTTCCAAACCTCAGGCATGGATGCTGTTCTTTCTCCATCTGTTCCCCACCCTTAAGCCCTGACAACAGGTCATCTCTTGGCCCTGAAAATCTGTCACCTCCACCCTGGAGCCTGGGTGACTTTGAACAGCTGGTGACCAGTCTGACCCTTCATGATCCCAACATCTTTGGTCCCCAGTAAAGACGCTGAAGCACTGCATGATGCTgctgaggacttggggactcaGTACCATGAGGGGAAGAAGAGGTTGAATATCTGGGTTTCCTCTTATTTCTTCCCTGTGTGTAACATAAGACACCTCCTCTCTGTAGAAATAAACTTGCTTTATAATCAATATAATCTCTGTGCCTTTGGATCTAACAGTCCCCCCAATTCCCTTTGGTCTTGGAGGGGAGAGTTTAAAGCTGTGCATGGGAGCAGGAGGGACCCAAGGTTGGaagtggagagagggaggaaatacACTTTGGAGTGACTGGTTCAGCCCTGAGAGGGGCGTGTGAAGTGTGCAGGGAGATGGGTAGGGAAGTTTCGAAGCAACAcccaaggaagggagggaaactATCCCTTGTAGTGATTCAACCCTGAGAGAacagatggggagggaggttggctGTCCCCCTTGGATGGATGAAAGGCCACCTGGTTAGTAGTTACCAGGACATAGTAGTGGAGGAAGAATTGTTCAAGGAGTGCCGATTTGGTGGTGTGGGAAAGTGACTGTTATTTAGTGTAGGTGTAGTAGAGGGAGCGCAGCTGGTCCcagaagaagagggagaggaCAGTGTGGGGGCCAAGACGGAAGTAGGAGGCACCTATACCCTTGTACATGCCAAAAATGCCCTCTGTTCGAGCCGTCTGCAGCAGAGCATCCAGTATTCCCCGGTACACGAGGCCCTGAGAGCATGTTTGAAAGGGAGGAAGagcacagggaagggaaggagcttGTCAGAGCCCATCAAGGGCCTCACCTCTGCAGGCTGCATTTTAGGCTGTCCCACCTACACCCACAGTCTGCTTCCCCCACCTTCCAGCTTTGCTTGCCTGCCTGCACCCCAGAGCACTCCCTTACCTTGCCCTGAGCATCTGTGGGCTGGTTGTAGAGCCTCGTGCTGGCCACATCAAAGGGTGTCATGGCCAGGACCACTGCAATGCCACTCACCATAGCAGCTACCAGAGCTACCTTCCAGCTCTGGGGAGGAAAGATCtaagtgggggggtgggggagaggaaaagCTTTGTCAATCAGCCAATCACTCAACTCCTAGGACAAAGAAGCCCTGCCTTGGGGACACGGAGAGCTGGTAactcaaggagcttacattctaccAGATATAACACAGTGTGATAACACTGCAGGAGGAAGGCCAGGGCACACTGAAGGCTCAGGTACCCCTTCTGGGAGGAAGCGACAAGAGAACTGTGGGAAGGGTCTAAAGAGTCAGTGACCCCCAGGCCCTCCTGCTGCTCCCTCACATCTGAATGTTGGCACCATCCATTTAGGGCTCAGCTCAGCTTGCCCTCCCTCTTCCCGCATTCTCAGGATggcccctcccctttcccaggcaGTACCTCCCACTGGCTTATGAGGTCCTTGGTGGATGAGAAGGTGCACAGCTGGGTAGAGGAACCGACGATAACTCGGGGCAGGCAACCCATGGCCCCACGCCACAGCCCCACCAGACCATGTTTCTGGCCAATCTCGGTTAGTGCCTGAAACATGCCCTGGTTGGGGGGAAGACCATGGGGGTGGGGTTCAGTCACCCCAGCATCAGGGGTTGCCACCTTCTACACTGCCAAGGATGGGTCCTTAATAGGCACTCGTTGTCCAGACAAACAGTTCAATGTGGGCTTAGAGCTAGAATGTGGGTCCTCCGTTGTCTACCACCCTGTTATTCCCTCCCTGGCCACCCCAGAATAGGGGCAGGATGTATGGAAGTGAGAATATTAGTAGGTCAGTCGAATGGGGCAGGAGAAACAGGGGCACAAGTTAGGGGAACAGGGGTACATGCTGGAAAGAGGGGCTGGGTGGACTCCAGGGCAGAGTGGGGCTGAATAAATGGGTTGGGCAGAGCAGTGGCCAGGGTTGGAGCTGTCAGGTACAGGCAGAAAGCTGGGGGCAAACGGGAAAGGATGGTCAGGGGCTCCAACACGGTTGGGGAACTCTCACCTGATGCTTATACTGGTGTCCTACGGCAATTTCTGAGGCTGCCTGTGCCTGTAGGTGTGTCTTCACCTGGGAACATGAGAGTATCACAGCCTATGCCCCAGTGGCCATCCTCTCACCTCAGAAACCCAAATGCCTGACCCCTGAACACTTCCTCTAGAGTGTTCAGCAATGAATATGCTTTTAATCTGATAATTATTGTTGTTCCCACTTAACAAATTGGTCATGAGACTGTTTTCCTTGGCTCCAGTCCCAGGGGGTGGATCTCCTAGCACTGTAAGATACTCCACCCCCTCCACATCCTCTTTTCCTTAgggcttggggtgggggatggagaaGTTAGGGAAAGGCAATATTTCCTAAGAATGTTCACGTTAGGCAAGACCTGAGTGTCCAGCCTCTCATGCCAGCTCCCATTCCCAGACCAGATCTCCAGCCACCACCTTGACTAGGCTTTTCATCAGACTCTGGGCAAAACTTGCTCTCTGGCCCCCAAATCCCATAGGGGATTGTGTCCAGCTGACTTTGGAGAGACCACTATCTCTGAATCACACACCCTGGGAGTGAGACCATACTGTCTCTCCTTCTATGGAACATCCTGCCTTCCAGTCTCTTTTGCTTTTAGGAGCACTAAGCTGGGCCTGGCCCTAGCAAtaagtagctgtgtgaccttgaatcaGTCACTTTCCCTCTCAGGGCCTCAGGCTCTTGAGCCTTCACTTATACCAGATAACTAAAAAGGGCAGACTGAGATTGTAATTCTGTGATGCGCAGGACCTTCCTGATCCCTACACTTGCTGATCTATATGTTACTCAAATTCCTCATCCTCCCCTCAATAtcaggtaataataataaaagcaatactatcaaatgcttactatgtgccaggataTGTACTAGTGCTTTACCTGTATTATCTTCCTCAGTCCTTCCATTAATCACGCAAAAAGGGCACTacaatcatccccattttacagatgtggcaACTGAGGTTCAACAACTAGTAATTTTCAAAGCCAGGATTTGAGTTTCAGAAAggctgattccaaagcccataaTCTTAATCAATACATTCAATTGTGTCCATTGGATAGGTGTGTATAGGGCAGATCAGAAGACCCCAAAGCCTGCCAGCACTTTCCTGATATCCTTCCATGCCTCGTGTGCCCTTGTGAAAGACCAGGCTCCTACCCTGCACCAAGGGTATGCCCTGAAGGCCCCGGGAAAGACCCCTTTTCTTACCATATAGATGGGGCTCCCCAAGTAGGCTCCCATCATTCCAGCCAGGGCCCCAGATGCTGCGCTGCGGACAGGACTGAGGGTGCCTTCGGCCGTGTGCAGGTAGCCCCCAGCCTCAGCCAGCCCATAGGTGCCCAGTCGGATGCCATTCATCAGGAACTGGTATAAGAGGGCAGGGGCCAGGCCCTTCTGCAGAGCAGCCAGGCCATCCACCTTGCCGATGGTGATGAAGGCGTGGAAGACGTTTCGGTAGTGCCGCTGGTAGGTGCCGGGGGCCCGCAGTTCTCCCTGCAACTGCATCCTGGTCTTCACCACCTCCAGGGGATTGGTGAACACACAGGCCCCGCAGGCTGCCAGACCACTCATCAAGAAGTCCATTGTGCGGCAACAGTAGCAGGAACGGGCCCAAGATTAAGAAAGTCAAAATAAGCCTCAGAAAGGGGGGTCTGAAGTCGAGGGAAGACCTCGGTTTCAGAAATCCCGACTACAGGAGGTAGGAATTGAGAAGTCTGGAGTCAAGGGTGTCGGGGTCAAAGGTCAAGAGGTCAAGGGTCCGGAGCTGGCAAAGGGAAGAGGAGTTTAGGAGAGCCCGGCGAGATGGTTGACAGGGCCCTGTTGGTCAAGGGATTTGGGGTCAAGGAGGCCAAAAGCCAGGAGGTGGCAGGTGGGATGCTCGGGATGGAGGGCTACGGGGGCCGGGAAGCAGTGCAGGGAAACGCGGAGTTGGGAGACGGGAGCTGGGAAGGCAGGAACAAGAAAACCAGCCAGTTAAGGAGGAAAAGGAGCCGGGAGAAGATCCAGGGGCGTCCCGGGACAGCAACGAGATCTGGATTCGCGAAGGAAGTCGGGGCTCCGGCCAGGGATGAGCGTCCCCAGGAGCCCGCAGCTGCTTCACCCGGGAAGCCTGCCGAGGCGGGGCCGCTTCACTCCAGTCACCGGAGCGCGGCGCCAATGGGGACCCCGGAGAGCCGCCGCCCAGAGCCTCAGCCAATCAGCGCCGCGCCGGCTCGGCGGCCAATGGGAGGCGCGCTCGGCGGCTCGACCCCCGGAACCTGAGGGCGGAGCGGCGCTTGGGATTAACCCTCCCCGCCCCGGCGCCCGATCCCCGCCGCGGACTTGGGCTGCGGCCCGGGCTCGAGCACAAGCTCCGGGAAGGGTGCCTGgggtgtggagggtttgtgactgGCGGGGAGGAGAGGTCGGACCCTGGGTTAGCGTACGGACTCAGAGGCCGAGCGCAGAGGCGGCAGTCCCCCGGGAGGCGCTGCTCCTCTTGCCGGCAGAGGGCTCCCCTCCGTCGCCTGCCATCCCCGGAGACCCGGGTGGGGCCGCCCCGCCcgaggggggagaggggacacTCCTGCGGAACGGGACCCATCTCCTGAGGCCGAGTGAAGAGGTTCCAGGTCCTGGGGCCGGGGAGTGGCTGGCTGTCCCACTCCAAGGAGGGTGGCGAGAGAGCTTGTTCAAATCCCCCAGCTCTTTGGGTCCTCACAGAAACCTGGAGAAGGCAGGGCGGGCCCAGGCCGAGAGTTTGATCCGCTCTACGGCTGGGCTTAGGTTACAGAAAGCCAGCAGGTGGTGGGAGATCCTGAGGTTCTGGACTCCTGTCCTTGCTCAGGAGTCTGGTAATGGTTATCAAGAAAGGACTTCCGAAAAAAGAGACTGGGGGAGCTAGCTgggaaggggtggagggagaaggctTAGGGAAAGAAGGTAGAGGGATAGGGAATGTCACCTGGAGCGGGAGGAAGTGGCAGAGAGCGCCCCTGTGTGCGAGGCAGCCCCCAGATTTAGAGTACCATTCGAGTTCCACTTTGGCTCTTCCTGCGTGGATGGCCTCGGGCCTCAGGCCAGTTACTTAACATCTTAGAGTCCCCTTGCAAATTGAGACTGATAATATCTATTGCACATAACCTGAGAGTACTGTTGTACTTGTGCTAGGTAATCAATAATCAGTTTTCCTGAAAAGTCAAGAGTTGTCAGAACTCTGTGCCTTGTATATCTCTGTCCTGTATATCTTGTTCTCACTACCAGGAATGCCCTTTCCCTCCTATTGTGGGGATCTCCAAGACATTCTTCACCTCGACCATCAACTCGATCTGTGAAGCATTTCCAAATTCTCCACATTCAGCCTTCCCCATCCTGTTTTGTTCTTAAAGTATTTGCccacttttctcattttctcattttggttAGCAATTGTTCACTTTCTGACTTCACCAGACTTGGAGTTCCTGGATGCCCCTAGGTCTGAGTCATCTCTATCTCGGGGTTCCTGACCTCAGGAGCAGCCCTTAAAGGGTCTCCAGCAAACTTCCAAGGAATGCTCTCTAAATACCTGGGGATGAGATTTcactgctccccccccccccctttgcGGGTGGCCaatacagagatcaaaccctggaccttgatgttatcagcatcaccctctaaccaactgaactcactggccagcccttcaCGGTTGTTTTAAATCTTGAGTTTACATAAATCTGTGGTTCTCAAAAGTGTGGTCcctgaagcagcagcagcagcattaccTAGAACTTATTAGAAACACAAATCCTCTAGCCCTTCCCTAAACTTTCTGAACCAGAGCCTCTGGAGATGGAGCCTGGACAATCTGTGTTTGAAAAACGTAAAAGTGTGTGCTAAAGTTTTAGAACCACTGGCTTAAGCTTTTTATCTTTAACACCAGATGCCTTAGAGATAGACAACTTTTAaggtgttatttaaaaaaaaaaaaaaagcttaatttCTAGAACAGTTTTCTGAACATCTCAATTTTCTGAACATCTTGTTCAGAAAAACTAAAGATACTGTGTAAGTTCTTATATACTTTAcatccagtttcccctattattaatatcataTATTAATATGatacattgttacaaataatAGACCAATATcaatattgttattaactaaagtaGTACTTTACTTAAATTACCTTTATTTTTGCATAAGGTCATTTTTTTGTTCCAAGATCCTATCAAGAATACCAAATTACATTTAATATCCCCTTAgactcctcttggctgtgatagtttctcatattttgtttttgatgaccttgacagttttgaggagtactggtcaggtattttgcagaatgtccctctctTGAGGGTTTTCCTCATGATTGGACTGGGGTGTGGGCAGGAAGTCCATGGAAATAAactgccattttcatcacatcatatcaagggtggTTCTTGATACGTACTATCAACATGAGTTATCAGAGTTGAtattgaccttgatcacctggctgaggtagtgtttgtcagtttTTTCCACTGTAGAATTGTTACTTTCCCCCCCTTTCCATACAGTGCTCTTTGGGAGGAAGTCACTACGCACAGCCTACACTGAAGGAGTAGGGAGCCATGCTTCCCCTCAGGGAAGGTGCAGtgtctacataaattatttggaatttttctgtatAGGATATTTGTCTCTATTCccccatttgtttacttattcaaCCATTTATATCAGTaaggactcatggatatttattttatactttcagttATAATCcaatatacttttatatttattttgttgcgcaaattgttccagctttggcctgtgggagctctttcagttggcttctgtgtctctttgacatacccTCATtattcagatccctttaccagccagctgccaaaaaaaaaaaaaaaaaaaaaaaaaaaaaggacatatcCCCATCAatggtgttttttttaaaaaagtattttcttgctttctggcATTGccagatgctccaggctcatttCATATATTTCCTGCTCCAGTCCTACAATCAACCATTTTTCCGAGGAGCCTTATTTCCTTTTACTAGAGAATGACTTTAggaaccaagatctgggcactagGTGTGTTTGTCGCTATTggggtgtcattgcttctagacCCTCACATCTGGGAGAGCAAGGAAATACAGATGTGTATACTGACCCATATATGTACATAACATGTAGCCATCCatatctatattaagctaaacatgaattcatactgatgtctccaactgtaaTCCATTACCACATTGATCGTTGTAGCTACCTCCAGTAGTGAGAAACCGAGCTCCCATCATTCACtatccatttacttaattgtttaaTTCCAATATACATGTATAGGAGTATCAGAATTAACTCATAGCCCTGTGGA includes:
- the RANGRF gene encoding ran guanine nucleotide release factor, translated to MEPTRESPLFGGAFSAILPAGAIDVSDLRSVPDNQEVFCHPVTDQSLIVELLELQAHVRGEAAARYHFEDVGGVQGARAVQVESVQPLSLENLALRGCCQEAWVLSGKQQIAKENQQVAKEVTLHQALLRLPQYQTDLLLTFNQPHPDNRSSLGPENLSPPPWSLGDFEQLVTSLTLHDPNIFGPQ
- the SLC25A35 gene encoding solute carrier family 25 member 35 isoform X2; translation: MDFLMSGLAACGACVFTNPLEVVKTRMQLQGELRAPGTYQRHYRNVFHAFITIGKVDGLAALQKGLAPALLYQFLMNGIRLGTYGLAEAGGYLHTAEGTLSPVRSAASGALAGMMGAYLGSPIYMVKTHLQAQAASEIAVGHQYKHQGMFQALTEIGQKHGLVGLWRGAMGCLPRVIVGSSTQLCTFSSTKDLISQWEIFPPQSWKVALVAAMVSGIAVVLAMTPFDVASTRLYNQPTDAQGKGLVYRGILDALLQTARTEGIFGMYKGIGASYFRLGPHTVLSLFFWDQLRSLYYTYTK
- the SLC25A35 gene encoding solute carrier family 25 member 35 isoform X1, which produces MDFLMSGLAACGACVFTNPLEVVKTRMQLQGELRAPGTYQRHYRNVFHAFITIGKVDGLAALQKGLAPALLYQFLMNGIRLGTYGLAEAGGYLHTAEGTLSPVRSAASGALAGMMGAYLGSPIYMGMFQALTEIGQKHGLVGLWRGAMGCLPRVIVGSSTQLCTFSSTKDLISQWEIFPPQSWKVALVAAMVSGIAVVLAMTPFDVASTRLYNQPTDAQGKGLVYRGILDALLQTARTEGIFGMYKGIGASYFRLGPHTVLSLFFWDQLRSLYYTYTK